Proteins found in one Streptococcus mitis genomic segment:
- a CDS encoding GNAT family N-acetyltransferase gives MEIPIKIIQASKSDLAEIEELQASSFPAEKQQPSHILEESIRKCADTFLLARDENQLLGYVLGGPYPHNPQCLEIHSLVIEADHQRQGLGTLLLAALKEVAVVLDYKAIRLKSPDELLSYFEMNGFIDEEEVTSLYAASQGFSMIWFNPFYLEEQ, from the coding sequence ATGGAAATTCCAATTAAGATCATTCAGGCAAGTAAGTCTGATTTGGCTGAGATAGAGGAACTTCAGGCTTCATCTTTTCCAGCTGAAAAGCAGCAACCTTCCCATATTTTAGAAGAAAGTATCCGTAAGTGTGCGGATACCTTTCTTCTAGCTAGGGATGAAAATCAGCTTCTGGGCTATGTTCTAGGTGGTCCTTACCCACACAATCCGCAATGTCTAGAAATACATTCTTTAGTCATCGAGGCTGACCATCAGAGACAGGGCTTGGGAACGCTTCTTCTTGCGGCTTTGAAAGAGGTGGCAGTAGTGCTGGATTACAAAGCTATTCGTTTGAAGAGTCCTGATGAGCTGCTTTCCTATTTTGAAATGAACGGTTTTATTGATGAAGAAGAAGTAACTTCGCTTTATGCAGCTAGTCAAGGTTTTAGTATGATTTGGTTTAATCCCTTTTATCTGGAGGAACAATGA
- the murC gene encoding UDP-N-acetylmuramate--L-alanine ligase has protein sequence MSKTYHFIGIKGSGMSALALMLHQMGHKVQGSDVEKYYFTQRGLEQAGITILPFDEKNLDGDMEIIAGNAFRPDNNVEIAYADQNGISYKRYHEFLGSFMRDFVSMGVAGAHGKTSTTGMLSHVLSHITDTSFLIGDGTGRGSANAKYFVFESDEYERHFMPYHPEYSIITNIDFDHPDYFTSLEDVFNAFNDYAKQITKGLFVYGEDAELRKITSDAPIYYYGFEAEGNDFVASDLLRSTTGSTFTVHFRGQELGQFHIPTFGRHNIMNATAVIGLLYTAGFDLNLVREHLKTFAGVKRRFTEKIVNDTVIIDDFAHHPTEIIATLDAARQKYPSKEIVAIFQPHTFTRTIALLDEFAHALNQADAVYLAQIYGSAREVDHGDVKVEDLANKINKKHQVITVENVSPLLDHDNAVYVFMGAGDIQTYEYSFERLLSNLTSNVQ, from the coding sequence ATGTCAAAGACATATCATTTTATCGGAATTAAGGGATCAGGTATGAGTGCCTTGGCCTTGATGTTGCACCAAATGGGGCATAAGGTACAGGGTTCAGATGTTGAAAAGTACTACTTTACTCAACGTGGTCTTGAGCAGGCAGGAATTACCATTCTTCCTTTTGATGAAAAGAATCTAGACGGTGATATGGAAATTATCGCTGGAAATGCCTTTCGTCCAGATAACAACGTCGAAATTGCCTATGCGGACCAAAATGGCATTAGCTACAAACGCTACCATGAGTTCCTAGGTAGCTTTATGCGCGACTTTGTTAGCATGGGAGTTGCTGGAGCGCACGGAAAAACTTCAACAACGGGTATGTTGTCTCATGTCTTGTCTCATATCACAGATACTAGCTTCTTGATTGGAGATGGGACTGGTCGTGGATCAGCTAATGCCAAATATTTTGTCTTTGAATCAGACGAATATGAGCGTCACTTCATGCCATACCACCCAGAATACTCTATCATCACTAACATTGACTTTGACCATCCAGATTATTTCACAAGTTTAGAGGATGTATTCAATGCCTTTAACGACTATGCCAAACAAATTACCAAGGGTCTCTTTGTCTACGGTGAAGATGCTGAATTGCGTAAGATTACGTCTGATGCTCCGATTTATTACTATGGTTTTGAAGCAGAAGGTAATGACTTTGTCGCTAGTGATCTTCTTCGTTCAACAACTGGTTCAACCTTCACAGTTCATTTCCGTGGACAAGAATTAGGGCAATTCCACATTCCAACCTTTGGTCGTCACAATATCATGAATGCGACAGCCGTTATTGGTCTTCTTTACACAGCAGGATTTGATTTGAACTTGGTGCGTGAACACTTGAAAACATTTGCTGGTGTTAAGCGTCGTTTCACTGAGAAAATTGTCAATGACACAGTGATTATCGATGACTTTGCCCACCATCCAACAGAAATCATTGCAACCTTGGATGCGGCTCGTCAGAAATACCCAAGCAAAGAGATCGTAGCAATCTTCCAACCGCATACTTTTACAAGAACTATTGCCCTGTTGGACGAATTTGCCCACGCTTTGAATCAAGCGGATGCAGTTTACCTAGCGCAAATTTATGGATCTGCTCGTGAAGTAGACCATGGTGATGTTAAGGTAGAAGACCTAGCCAATAAAATCAATAAGAAACACCAAGTTATCACTGTTGAAAATGTTTCTCCACTCCTAGACCATGACAATGCTGTCTATGTCTTTATGGGAGCAGGAGATATCCAAACCTATGAATACTCATTTGAGCGACTCTTGTCTAACTTGACAAGCAATGTTCAATAG
- a CDS encoding DEAD/DEAH box helicase — protein sequence MAKLIPGKVRIEGVALYETGKVDIIKEKNNRLYARVAEEELRYSLEDDLVFCACDFFQKRGYCVHLAALEHFLKNDERGQEILQSLEEGHEEKEAVETKVTLGGKFLERILSPKSDRAYELSAVGQVEAGSNHILWTLRIGQINSQKYYVIRDIPLFLRVVDKRKPYMIGKTYEESLSWEDFDEASQELLTFLRGLTEEGLAPDLFFQNQGRHLFFPLTFFEQGVNLLMALPHFQFDHQVDSYQTLLFQDMHADANLFAFTVTEYSDYFEMEISESPRVNVFYQGAVLFHKGQIYFLTDQQMRLLKEIKALPLDRHGKKYLQFDSSDRDKLASSLILFSQMGTVSAPERLQIKIFEPSFYFDREEDNRIRLEIQFDYGNRQVSSRQELEELPFSSDADLEERVFQVCLAAGFEADFQSWRQALKAESVYHFFHEIIPAFEKLGNVDLSDKLEEIYSLASPQVQIASKGGLLEIQFDFQDIAQEEIDQAMQALVANKDYYIDSSNQVYFFDEETKKIRQNLQELGQFELKDGALQARKSLAYSLAHLFEGLDRVSFSQEFQNLAQDLTHPEDFPLQVTHVKADLRDYQEKGIGWLQMLHHYSFGGILADDMGLGKTLQTIAFLTSQVTKESRILILAPSGLIYNWADEFQKFAPQLDVAVVHGLKASREEILAESHQIYVTSYATFRQDSDLYQGMTFDFLFLDEAQVMKNAQTKIAQTLRQFVVPSVFALSGTPIENHLGELWSIFQIVMPGLLPSKKEFMKLPAERVAQFIKPFVMRRKKEEVLTELPDLIEVVYKNELEDQQKAIYLAQLQQMRDRLAQVSDQEFQRSRVEILSGLMRLRQICDTPALFMEDYQGASGKLDSLRDLLVQVADGGHRVLIFSQFKGMLEKIEQELPDLGLTSFKITGSTPAKERQDMTKAFNQGERDAFLISLKAGGVGLNLTGADTVILVDLWWNPAVEAQAIGRAHRMGQEETVEVYRLVTRGTIEEKIQELQEQKKHLVSQVLDGTESRGSLTLAEIREILGISEAST from the coding sequence ATGGCTAAATTGATTCCGGGGAAAGTCCGTATCGAAGGCGTTGCCCTTTATGAAACTGGTAAGGTTGACATTATCAAGGAAAAGAACAATCGGCTCTACGCTCGCGTTGCAGAAGAAGAACTGCGCTATAGTTTAGAGGATGATTTGGTTTTTTGTGCCTGCGATTTTTTCCAAAAGAGGGGCTACTGTGTGCATTTGGCAGCTCTGGAGCATTTTCTAAAAAATGATGAGCGTGGTCAGGAAATCTTGCAGAGTCTGGAAGAAGGTCATGAAGAAAAAGAGGCCGTTGAAACCAAGGTGACCTTGGGTGGAAAATTTTTGGAACGAATCTTATCTCCAAAATCAGACCGAGCCTATGAGTTATCTGCTGTGGGTCAGGTGGAAGCAGGAAGCAATCATATCTTGTGGACCCTGAGAATCGGGCAAATCAATAGCCAAAAATACTACGTCATTCGGGATATTCCCCTCTTTTTAAGAGTCGTCGATAAGAGAAAACCTTATATGATTGGCAAAACTTATGAGGAGTCTCTGTCTTGGGAAGACTTTGATGAAGCCAGCCAAGAACTTCTGACTTTCTTGCGGGGACTAACGGAGGAAGGATTGGCTCCAGATCTCTTTTTCCAAAACCAAGGTAGGCACCTCTTTTTTCCTCTGACCTTTTTTGAGCAGGGTGTGAATTTATTGATGGCCTTGCCTCATTTTCAATTTGACCATCAAGTGGATAGCTACCAGACTCTGCTTTTTCAGGATATGCATGCTGATGCCAATCTCTTTGCCTTTACAGTAACAGAATACTCGGATTATTTTGAAATGGAAATCAGTGAGAGTCCAAGGGTCAATGTCTTTTATCAGGGAGCAGTACTTTTCCATAAAGGTCAGATTTATTTTCTAACAGACCAGCAGATGCGTCTTCTCAAGGAAATCAAAGCGCTGCCTTTGGATCGACATGGAAAGAAATACCTGCAATTTGATAGCAGTGACCGAGATAAATTGGCTTCTAGTCTAATACTCTTTAGCCAAATGGGGACTGTTTCAGCTCCAGAACGCTTACAAATTAAAATTTTTGAGCCCTCTTTTTATTTTGATAGGGAAGAGGATAATCGGATTCGTCTAGAAATTCAGTTTGATTATGGAAATAGACAGGTATCTAGCCGACAAGAGTTAGAAGAATTACCATTTTCGAGTGATGCAGACTTAGAAGAAAGAGTTTTCCAAGTCTGTTTGGCAGCTGGATTTGAAGCGGATTTTCAATCTTGGCGTCAGGCCTTAAAAGCAGAGTCTGTTTATCATTTCTTCCATGAAATCATTCCAGCCTTTGAAAAACTCGGGAATGTTGATTTATCAGACAAGTTAGAAGAAATTTATAGCCTGGCAAGCCCTCAAGTTCAGATTGCTTCCAAGGGAGGTCTCTTGGAAATCCAATTTGATTTTCAAGATATTGCCCAAGAGGAAATTGACCAAGCCATGCAGGCCTTGGTTGCCAACAAGGATTATTACATTGATTCGTCTAATCAAGTCTACTTTTTCGATGAAGAAACCAAGAAAATTCGCCAAAATCTACAGGAATTGGGGCAGTTTGAATTAAAAGATGGGGCTTTGCAGGCTCGAAAATCCTTGGCCTACAGTTTAGCTCATCTTTTTGAAGGGCTAGACCGTGTTTCTTTTTCACAAGAATTCCAGAATCTGGCCCAGGATTTGACGCATCCAGAGGACTTTCCTTTACAAGTAACTCATGTCAAGGCTGACTTGCGAGATTATCAGGAGAAGGGAATCGGTTGGCTGCAAATGCTCCATCATTATAGTTTTGGTGGGATTTTGGCTGATGATATGGGACTTGGTAAAACCCTGCAGACCATTGCTTTTTTGACCAGTCAAGTGACAAAAGAAAGTCGGATTTTGATTTTAGCACCGTCAGGTTTGATTTACAACTGGGCAGATGAGTTTCAGAAATTTGCCCCACAGTTGGATGTAGCTGTTGTTCATGGCTTGAAAGCTAGTCGTGAAGAGATTCTTGCTGAGAGCCATCAAATCTATGTGACGAGCTATGCTACCTTCCGTCAGGACAGTGATCTTTATCAGGGGATGACCTTTGACTTCCTTTTCTTAGATGAGGCTCAGGTCATGAAAAATGCCCAGACTAAGATCGCTCAGACCTTGAGACAATTTGTGGTGCCGTCGGTCTTTGCCTTGTCAGGGACTCCTATTGAAAACCATCTGGGTGAACTGTGGTCTATTTTCCAAATCGTCATGCCAGGACTCTTACCAAGCAAGAAAGAATTTATGAAATTGCCAGCAGAGCGAGTGGCTCAGTTTATCAAGCCTTTCGTGATGCGGCGTAAGAAAGAGGAAGTTCTAACCGAATTGCCAGACTTGATTGAAGTAGTTTATAAGAATGAACTGGAAGACCAGCAAAAGGCTATTTACCTAGCCCAGTTGCAACAGATGCGAGACCGTCTAGCTCAAGTTTCAGATCAGGAATTTCAGCGAAGTCGTGTGGAAATTTTATCTGGTTTGATGCGCTTGCGTCAAATCTGTGACACTCCTGCCCTCTTTATGGAAGATTATCAGGGAGCCAGTGGCAAACTGGATAGTCTCCGAGACCTGCTGGTCCAGGTGGCAGACGGTGGACACCGTGTCTTGATTTTCTCGCAGTTCAAGGGAATGTTGGAAAAAATTGAACAAGAACTGCCAGACTTGGGCTTGACTTCCTTTAAAATTACCGGTTCGACCCCAGCCAAGGAAAGACAAGACATGACCAAGGCCTTTAACCAAGGGGAAAGAGATGCCTTTCTGATTTCCCTTAAGGCTGGTGGTGTCGGTCTAAACCTGACAGGTGCTGATACAGTGATCTTGGTTGACCTTTGGTGGAATCCTGCGGTGGAAGCGCAAGCTATTGGCCGTGCCCATCGGATGGGTCAGGAAGAAACGGTTGAGGTTTATCGCTTAGTGACCAGGGGAACCATTGAAGAAAAAATTCAGGAACTCCAAGAACAGAAGAAACATCTGGTGTCACAAGTATTGGACGGCACAGAGTCACGTGGCAGTCTGACCCTAGCAGAAATTAGAGAAATTTTGGGAATTTCTGAAGCCAGCACTTGA
- a CDS encoding Abi family protein, translating to MNTTDEKIKVKNISVKYYALAPDKNSSMKEFLEFDKLKKKLARPVKKTGAKVIINESDEAFAKQFLFQTNYYDFSIYRKCLPKREDTTFSFQDCIELYEFNSFLRENLMKFTGKIELLIKSSIIHTLCSNYEGNLQKGECYLDKSIYKNENDYQEFIERIGMRLFELKAKSLPISHHVSNKDCKFPFWVVVPELTFGETTKIIEQLNDKFYSLWVEELFLSNDYYKNDANMQDHIISASKSWISATWFIRNVCAHYGRLYARNFNVGVPRFYTPVLRKMKMYGKKQGDNKDLFAYMLAIKQILICHNSSIHDEWDTFINEIERKFMTSSIIEKTKIGFPECWKDCLIIKNVNLSQIDESKIHNGVFNKLLLVLKKFYIKF from the coding sequence ATGAATACAACTGATGAAAAGATTAAGGTAAAAAATATTTCTGTCAAATATTATGCACTAGCCCCTGATAAAAACTCTTCAATGAAAGAATTTCTTGAATTTGATAAGTTGAAGAAGAAGCTTGCTAGACCAGTAAAGAAAACAGGTGCTAAAGTAATAATTAATGAGTCTGATGAGGCTTTCGCTAAACAGTTCCTTTTTCAGACAAATTATTATGATTTTTCAATATACAGAAAGTGTTTACCGAAACGAGAAGATACTACTTTTTCTTTTCAAGATTGTATTGAACTTTATGAATTCAATTCATTTTTGAGAGAAAATTTGATGAAATTTACTGGTAAAATAGAATTGTTAATCAAATCTTCTATTATCCATACTTTATGTAGCAATTATGAAGGGAATTTACAAAAAGGCGAGTGCTATTTAGATAAATCAATTTATAAAAATGAAAATGATTATCAGGAATTTATTGAAAGAATTGGAATGAGATTATTTGAATTAAAAGCTAAATCTCTTCCAATAAGTCACCATGTGAGTAATAAAGATTGCAAGTTTCCTTTTTGGGTTGTTGTACCTGAGCTGACTTTTGGAGAAACAACTAAAATAATTGAGCAGTTGAATGATAAATTTTATAGTTTATGGGTTGAAGAGTTGTTTCTTAGTAATGATTATTATAAAAATGATGCTAACATGCAGGACCATATTATATCTGCAAGTAAAAGTTGGATTTCTGCCACATGGTTTATTAGGAATGTTTGTGCACATTATGGCAGATTATACGCACGTAACTTTAATGTGGGTGTTCCAAGATTCTATACACCAGTTTTGCGGAAGATGAAAATGTATGGGAAGAAACAAGGAGATAATAAAGACTTATTTGCCTATATGCTGGCAATAAAACAAATTCTTATTTGTCATAATTCAAGCATTCATGATGAGTGGGATACCTTTATTAACGAAATTGAAAGAAAATTTATGACTAGCAGTATCATAGAAAAAACTAAAATTGGTTTTCCGGAATGCTGGAAGGATTGTTTAATAATTAAAAATGTGAATTTAAGCCAAATTGATGAAAGTAAAATTCATAATGGCGTTTTTAATAAACTGTTATTGGTTTTGAAAAAATTTTATATAAAGTTCTGA
- a CDS encoding MalY/PatB family protein, with translation MGKYDFTSLPNRLGHHTYKWKEAETDSEVLPAWIADMDFVVLPEIRQAVQTYADQLVYGYTYASEELIKEVQKWEATQHDYHFDKEALVFIEGVVPAISTAIQSFTKEGDAVLINTPVYPPFARSVKLNNRRLITNSLVEKDGLFEIDFDRLEKDLVEEDVKLYILCNPHNPGGRVWEKEVLEKIGQLCQKHGVFLVSDEIHQDLVLFGHKHHSFNTINPDFKEFAIVLTSATKTFNIAGTKNSYAVIENPKLRLAYQKRQLANNQHEISGLGYLATEAAYRYGKDWLEELKQVFEDHINYVVDLFGKETNIKVMKPQGTYLIWLDFSAYDLTDETLQELLRNEAKVILNRGLDFGEEGSLHARLNVAMPKSLLQEVCQRIVTTFAKL, from the coding sequence ATGGGAAAATATGATTTTACAAGCCTGCCCAATCGTTTAGGGCACCATACCTATAAATGGAAAGAAGCAGAAACAGATAGTGAAGTCCTACCAGCTTGGATAGCGGATATGGACTTTGTAGTCTTGCCTGAAATCCGCCAAGCCGTGCAGACTTACGCTGATCAACTGGTTTATGGCTATACCTATGCCAGTGAAGAGTTAATTAAGGAAGTTCAAAAGTGGGAAGCCACACAACACGATTACCACTTTGACAAAGAGGCTCTTGTCTTTATCGAGGGTGTGGTACCAGCCATCTCAACAGCTATTCAATCCTTTACAAAAGAAGGCGATGCGGTTTTGATTAACACACCTGTCTATCCACCCTTTGCACGCAGTGTCAAGTTGAATAACCGCAGATTGATTACCAATTCTTTGGTGGAAAAGGATGGTCTGTTTGAGATTGACTTTGACCGACTTGAAAAGGATTTGGTGGAAGAGGATGTCAAACTCTATATTCTTTGCAACCCTCACAATCCTGGTGGACGTGTGTGGGAAAAAGAAGTCTTGGAGAAGATTGGTCAACTCTGTCAAAAACATGGTGTTTTCTTGGTTTCAGATGAGATTCACCAAGATTTGGTCCTCTTTGGTCATAAGCATCATTCCTTCAATACCATCAATCCTGACTTTAAAGAATTTGCTATCGTCTTGACTAGTGCTACTAAAACCTTTAACATCGCTGGAACAAAAAATTCATATGCAGTTATTGAAAATCCTAAGTTGAGACTGGCTTACCAGAAACGCCAGTTGGCCAATAATCAGCATGAAATTTCAGGCTTGGGTTATTTGGCGACAGAAGCTGCCTATCGCTATGGGAAGGATTGGTTAGAGGAACTCAAGCAAGTCTTTGAAGACCACATCAATTATGTAGTGGATTTATTTGGAAAAGAGACTAACATCAAGGTCATGAAACCGCAAGGAACCTACTTGATTTGGCTTGATTTTTCAGCCTATGACCTGACTGATGAAACATTGCAAGAGCTGTTGAGAAATGAAGCCAAGGTTATCCTTAACCGTGGTTTGGATTTTGGAGAGGAAGGAAGTCTCCATGCCCGTCTCAATGTAGCCATGCCTAAGTCTCTGCTGCAAGAAGTTTGTCAGCGGATTGTGACGACTTTTGCCAAACTTTAA
- a CDS encoding cystathionine gamma-synthase: protein MSKELHINTILAQAGIKSDKATGALVTPLHFSTTYQHPEFGKSTGFDYTRTKNPTRSKAEEVLAAIESADYALATSSGMSAIVLAFSVFPVGSKVLAVRDLYGGSFRWFNQVEQEGRFHFTYANTEEDLTAELEKDVDVLYIETPTNPLMLEFDIEKLAKLAHAKGAKVVVDNTFYSPIYQRPIEEGADIVLHSATKYLAGHNDVLAGVVVTNSLELYEKLFYNLNTTGAVLSPFDSYQLIRGLKTLSLRMERSTANAQEVVAFLKDSPAVKEVLYTGRGGMISFKVADETRIPHILNSLKVFSFAESLGGVESLITYPTTQTHADIPAEVRHSYGLTDDLLRLSIGIEDARDLIADLRQALEG, encoded by the coding sequence ATGAGCAAGGAATTACACATCAACACAATTTTGGCCCAGGCGGGTATTAAGTCAGATAAAGCGACAGGTGCTTTGGTGACACCGCTTCATTTTTCAACGACCTATCAGCATCCAGAGTTTGGTAAATCTACTGGATTTGACTATACGCGCACCAAAAACCCAACTCGTAGTAAGGCGGAAGAAGTCTTGGCGGCTATTGAGTCAGCAGACTATGCCCTAGCGACTAGCTCAGGAATGTCAGCAATTGTACTGGCCTTTAGTGTCTTTCCAGTAGGTAGTAAGGTCTTGGCTGTCCGTGACCTTTATGGTGGTTCTTTCCGCTGGTTCAACCAAGTGGAGCAAGAAGGCCGTTTCCATTTTACCTATGCCAATACAGAAGAAGACTTGACTGCTGAGTTGGAGAAGGACGTGGATGTTCTCTATATTGAAACTCCAACCAACCCTTTGATGTTGGAATTTGATATCGAAAAACTAGCAAAATTGGCTCATGCTAAGGGTGCCAAAGTAGTTGTGGATAATACCTTCTACAGCCCTATCTACCAACGTCCGATTGAAGAGGGAGCAGATATCGTTCTTCATTCAGCAACCAAGTATTTGGCAGGCCACAATGATGTCTTGGCTGGAGTGGTTGTGACCAATAGTTTAGAACTATACGAGAAGCTCTTTTACAATCTTAATACGACAGGAGCAGTCTTGTCTCCATTTGACAGTTATCAATTGATTCGTGGTCTCAAGACCTTGTCTCTTCGTATGGAGCGCTCAACAGCTAACGCCCAAGAAGTGGTTGCCTTTTTGAAGGATTCCCCAGCAGTTAAGGAAGTTCTCTACACTGGTCGTGGAGGCATGATTTCCTTTAAAGTAGCCGATGAAACACGCATTCCTCACATTTTGAACAGTCTTAAGGTCTTCTCTTTTGCGGAAAGTTTGGGTGGGGTAGAAAGTCTCATTACTTATCCAACGACGCAAACTCACGCTGATATTCCAGCAGAAGTGCGCCATTCTTATGGTTTAACAGATGACCTCTTGCGTTTGTCGATTGGGATTGAGGATGCTAGAGATTTGATTGCAGATTTGCGCCAAGCCTTGGAAGGATAA
- a CDS encoding peptide ABC transporter substrate-binding protein, translating to MKKSKAKYATLAGIVLSAGILLSACGNSSTASKAYNYVYTSDPSSLNYLAENRATTNDIVTNLVDGLMENDQYGNYIPSLAEDWSVSKDGLTYTYKLRKDAKWYTADGDEYAPVTAQDFVTGLKYAADKKSEALYLVQESVAGLDDYITGKTSDFSTVGVKALDDQTVQYTLTRPESYWNSKTTSTILFPVNADFLKSKGDDFGKVDPSSILYNGPFLMKSFVSKSVIEFKKNPNYWDAKNVFVDDVKLAYYDGSDQDALARNFVEGAYSYARLYPNSSSFEGIKEKNKDNIIYRLQEPTSYFLNFNLDRKSYKFTSKTSDAEKKSTQEAVLNKNFRQAINFAYDRTAYGAQSQGEDGATKILRNLVVPPNFVTINGKDFGEVVSSKMVNYGKEWQGINFADAQDPYYNAEKAKAKFAEAKKELQAKGVQFPIHLDMTVDQAVKKGVQEANSMKQSIEAALGAENVVIDIQQLTTEDYDNTSYLAQTAAQKDYDLYNSGWGPDYQDPSTYLDIFNTNSGGVLQNLGLEPGEANDKAKAVGLDVYTQMLEEANKEQDIAKRYEKYAEIQAWLVDSSLAIPNVSLGGTPVLRRTVPFSEPFSQAGNKGIESYKYLKVQDKTVTKDEYEKAKEKWLKEKEESNKKAQEELAKHVK from the coding sequence ATGAAAAAGTCTAAGGCCAAGTATGCAACACTTGCAGGTATCGTGTTAAGCGCAGGTATTTTATTAAGCGCGTGTGGGAATTCTAGCACAGCGTCAAAAGCATATAACTATGTTTATACTAGTGATCCATCTAGTTTGAACTATCTAGCAGAAAACCGTGCAACGACTAATGATATTGTGACTAATCTAGTAGATGGTCTCATGGAAAATGACCAGTATGGGAACTATATACCATCCTTGGCGGAGGATTGGAGTGTTTCTAAAGATGGTTTGACCTATACCTATAAACTTCGTAAAGACGCTAAATGGTATACTGCAGATGGAGATGAATATGCTCCAGTAACTGCCCAAGATTTTGTCACTGGGTTGAAATACGCTGCTGATAAAAAATCAGAAGCCTTGTACTTGGTGCAAGAATCCGTTGCAGGTTTGGATGACTATATCACTGGTAAAACAAGCGACTTTTCAACTGTCGGAGTTAAGGCTCTTGATGACCAAACAGTTCAATATACCTTGACACGACCAGAATCTTATTGGAACTCAAAAACAACTTCAACCATTCTCTTCCCAGTTAACGCTGATTTCTTGAAATCAAAAGGGGATGATTTTGGGAAGGTAGACCCATCTAGTATTTTGTACAATGGACCTTTCTTGATGAAATCTTTTGTTTCAAAATCTGTCATCGAATTCAAGAAAAATCCAAACTACTGGGATGCTAAAAATGTCTTTGTAGATGATGTGAAATTGGCCTATTATGATGGTAGTGACCAAGATGCACTAGCTCGTAACTTTGTCGAGGGGGCCTATAGCTATGCTCGTCTCTATCCGAACAGTTCAAGTTTTGAAGGAATTAAAGAGAAGAACAAGGATAATATTATCTATAGATTGCAAGAGCCTACTTCTTATTTCTTAAACTTTAACCTAGATAGAAAATCTTATAAATTCACTTCCAAGACAAGTGATGCTGAAAAGAAATCGACTCAGGAAGCAGTTCTTAACAAAAACTTCCGTCAAGCCATTAACTTTGCCTATGATCGTACAGCCTATGGGGCTCAATCTCAAGGGGAAGACGGAGCAACTAAGATTTTGCGTAACCTAGTCGTTCCTCCTAATTTTGTAACCATCAATGGAAAAGACTTTGGTGAAGTAGTATCCTCTAAGATGGTTAACTATGGTAAGGAATGGCAAGGAATCAACTTTGCGGATGCCCAAGATCCATACTACAATGCTGAAAAAGCCAAAGCCAAATTTGCAGAGGCTAAGAAAGAACTCCAAGCCAAAGGAGTCCAATTCCCAATCCACTTGGACATGACAGTTGACCAAGCTGTTAAAAAGGGTGTTCAAGAGGCAAATTCTATGAAGCAATCTATTGAAGCAGCCTTAGGTGCAGAGAACGTTGTAATTGATATTCAACAACTCACTACTGAAGATTATGACAATACAAGCTATTTGGCTCAGACAGCAGCTCAGAAGGATTATGATCTTTACAACAGTGGTTGGGGTCCTGATTACCAAGATCCTTCAACCTATCTCGATATTTTTAATACTAATAGTGGTGGTGTTCTGCAAAATCTAGGTTTAGAGCCAGGTGAAGCCAATGACAAAGCTAAGGCTGTTGGGCTGGATGTTTATACTCAAATGCTGGAAGAAGCTAACAAGGAACAAGATATTGCAAAACGTTATGAAAAGTATGCTGAAATCCAAGCTTGGTTGGTAGATAGCTCTCTAGCCATTCCAAACGTTTCCCTGGGTGGAACACCAGTATTGAGAAGAACAGTTCCTTTCTCAGAACCATTCTCACAAGCTGGTAATAAAGGTATTGAATCATATAAATACCTCAAAGTACAAGATAAGACAGTCACAAAAGACGAATATGAAAAAGCTAAAGAAAAATGGCTGAAAGAAAAAGAAGAATCTAATAAAAAAGCCCAAGAAGAATTGGCAAAACATGTCAAATAA